AAATTGTAGGTGTTATAAAACTTAGACTAATGTATTACTTAGTGGGAGTATTAAGTAATTGGTCagacaattaattatttgttgagCTGTATGAAtccatataaattattttaatataaatagaaaacaatgtGTATAACAAGAAAGAAAGATCGATCGATGAATATTAAGAGTGTCGTTATCATTTTAAGAGAATTATTGTTACATTGCATCACAAATCACATCAATATATTACTTGTCACATTTTTTCTATCTTTCTCGAAATATAAACGCCTGGGAAATTTTCAAGAGTCATTTTTCGTTTAGATATTGAATGGTTATTGCCTTATTGGACATTTCCAACAAATGAtcctttaacaaaaaaatatataatttttgggttttttttattgttggatTATGTTATTTGTATCTTCTACTTCTGATCTTTTATGTCACACCTTGCACTAAGCTTAATTACATATGTTAAGAAAGTTCTTttgatttatcaaaaaataaataataaaaattattttagggtaAATGAATCTTATGCTAATCTATAAGCCAGGTAGATTTGTTCTTCAATGAACAACATTTTTCCCGTATCAATATTCATATAATTCGTTCAACCCATTATTTGACTTATTACGAGTTCAGTCATTGCATATTATTCAATATCCATGACTATTTTAGTTCAACAAGAATTAGTTCCTATAGAAACTTCAATATTATCCAtcatttttagaatattttgaATTGTAATTGCATGAATGGGTTTACACGGCAATTTATACACAAATGCTCCACCAATATGGCAATTTATTTAGGTtataaagtttatatatatatatatatatatatatatatatatatatatacacacacactatAATaagctaaaattttatttaaggagTATCATGATGGATCCTAGAAACAAACTTTCTAACATACTCTGTCTATTTGGTTAacatttgtgaaaaaaaaaacaaaatcgtgatacagaaatattaaatataatataataatactcataaaatttatcatttttaatagatttcaaacaataaaagagaatatatttaaaataatatttctaacaTTTCTCTATCGTTAtagatttatatatttgaaactTGATTTCAAACGAGGTAACATAAATATTTGGGATGGTCTCTCTTCGGCTCTTCCCATAATCTTTAAATGATCCTCGTGATGTTCTCTAATATGATATTCAAACTTTAGTTCTTTAACATTTTGTTTCTTGGGCGTTATTTGATTGTATACCCTTGTTCTCTTAATTTCATTCACATACTGAAATTATgttatcctatttttttatttataaaatggcTAAATAAAACCTTATTATTTAGGTTTATATAGTAGTCCCTTAGGTTGAATTTCTAACAGCTTTTTTAGGATGCTTTTGAGGCACTGTCAGATAAGACTAAGAATGCCACCTACTTCGTATCCTttgggagaaaaaaatattcttaagcCACATTAGCCAACGCATTTTACATATGCCATTCTAATTATCTCGTTCACACGTGTGATTAATAACGTTAACCGAACGCTCGAATGCCGTCAGTTTGTTTGCTTACCAAAAGGCAAACATGTTAACACTGAGCAGGAAAATTAGAATATGCCGACATTGAGATCGGAAAGAAggatatatataaattcattcTTTTAGATGGTCAAAAAAGAATAAACACAGGAATATCGGAATAAGTCAATATAAAGTGAATGAGTGAAAATATGAGtccaaatacataaaaataatcgGTGAAAGGAAAATCCATTTCAAACATGATCGAGCTAGCTAggctatttgtttatttatttatttgtaattcaCACTTTCTAATACAATGTGAAAGACGCaatgaaaaactaatttttttgaattatgcATACATAGAAATTAATAGAAACGCACATATATAATTAAGGCTTGATAGCAGCTTTTCTCCCCAATAGAAAAGTCGGTGGTAGGCACAAATGCGGTGCAAATGAGATTACGTGAAAGTTCAATGCACGAGAAAAAGCTTATTTGTTCCATAATGCAGAAAGACGCCGAATGGGGAATGCCATGGAGGTGTATCCATTTTAATTAGTTCACATTTGATTGCATTATTAAATCTTAGGTCACATTCGTTTGTTTGTTTACCAAAAGGCAAAACTTGTTTACACGGGCTTGTACAAAAGGAGGAGGCCACATTTTGAATAACAGAaactaaaagattatttttgttttttattcggtcaataactttttgtttattttgtattttaggaataattatataactgttgataacaaattttttaacaattaaaatttgattgtttattctatattttaaaaataattttataattattgataaGACGATtgtcaacaataaaaaattgttaatatattttgatttttttagtaacTACCCATGATATTTGTATCGTAGATCCCacaaatattattaaagaatatacaaatatttttataaatgggTAGTAGATGTGTAATAAGGTAAAGATTTTTACATTCAACTGAAAGGGTAACGGATGATTATTATTCATACTCATCCTGTCccgtgtaatttttaatttttctctaaggacaattttattcaaaatatgatTAGACATTAAATGCAAGTACTTTCTTTAATATGAATTCAAACCTTGATTGGTTATGTTATGAGAGATTAGTCCCGTTTGCTAAATCCAATTTctatttgttactttttttaattttgattactcTCATTTGTTAAATGTACATAATTATTCACTTATTCATACGTGAAAACTATGGATCTGTGGTATATAAAGGCAAGGCTTTTGTTATATCCATTccatttatttttgaattacactcttttttaattcaaattactCAAATAGGCTTTCCCTCTCAAATACTTTTCTCTCCctcacatttattttttcagTTCAACAACCGACTCCCTCTCTCATCACACTCCCTTTGTCCTTCCCCCTTCGGTCTCTTTGTTTGGGTCTTCCTTTGTTCATCAATATTGCAGAAAGTGGATTTTGGAATAATAATTATGCATGAatcttatctctctctctctctctctctctatatatatatatatatatgataataaaaactatttttgggTCCCAATAGCAATTCTCGGGCATTACTTTGCACACTCCAAATTGCTGGTACATCTTTCACAAGATAGaattctaatattatttttccgTAAAACTGATACAAATTGTGAATTCATAAGTTCATTATGGATTGATAATTCATATGTAGGAATCGAACCTGTGACTTTTGtgttattaatataatactTTAAGCAACTGAGTTAataattcaattatattatacaataattaatgtcattatatataacattaaaatttctaatgtatatttaatgcacatgtaaatttacataataaattttatgacaattaattttgatctaataattaatttttttacatatataaatctttatgaaacttataatttttattgaaaatttatatatgtaaaaaagtacaatattagatcaaaattaattgtaataaagccaaaaaatacattagtaaatttatgttaataatatatttttttacatatataaattgttattaaacctatgatttttatttgcaaattatatatgtaaacaaattaattattagatcaaaattaattgttattatgtaaatttatatgtgcattaaatatatattagaaattttagttttatatataataacattaattattttagaacaTAATTGACCTATTAGTTTAGCTGGTAAGAGCATCATTCTAATAACGCGAAAGTCACAAGTTTAATTTCTAAAtggattattaattttaaattaatttgtaaaacatatttttgaattttgtttaaaaaaattgtatgagcCACTTATAGAATCCATACCCAATCTGTAAGCTCAATAAGGATTGCCGAGCTGTAATGGGCTTATGGATTTGCAATCCGTATCAGCTTTACAGAAAGGTAATAATGGAATTGTCCATCTTATGCAGGGTGTATCAGCAATTTGCAGGGTGTGCAAAGCAATGCCCGCAATTCCCTTGGGTATATTTCTATGGGCTTAAATCGCGGACTGTACTTAGGCCATGTGGCCCAAAAATAGTTCATACCAAACTTAAAATTGGAGAAGACGAAacaatttagaaaagaaaaatgaaaatagtagaAAAGAAGGCATTAGGTTAAGAGTGAAGGCAGTGAGCGAAAGAGAGCATAGTAATACTTACTGAGTGCTTACAGTTGCTGCGTCGCAAGGTACCGGCGGCGACGGAGAACTATCTTCTCAATTTTCGATCACTGCATTGGTTCTGTTGTCAAGGTAACACTGTTCCCGAAACCCTTATTTGCGTTCACTACGCTTGAGATATTATTCCATTTTGCATTTCCTCTTCAGATCTCGTTCTCTTCTTTTGCCGATCTTCTTCTCTCATACTATGACCCCTTCCatttcttcccttaaactcacATTTTTACATGActtccaatttttatttatttattgtctgTAACGCGAAATGGTTGATAATTTAGGGTTTTGACTTGATACGCAGAGCCCATTTTTCGTTTTACTCTCTCAGAAACTGGAGCTCTTATTGCTTGAGTTGTACTTTTAATCAGTTATTGATTATTGATAATACTTTGATTGCTGGAACATTTGTTTTTGGTTGGCGGGTACGTTTAGATTACTTTGTTGTAATGAGGGGTGATGAACAACTAAAACCTTTAGGTTTTATGCGATTAATTGAAGTTCTTTACATTCAATACCAACGAATAGCTCCGTCTTAAACCCTTTCTAGGTTACTGATAAAACATCATCTGCCAAGCGAATTACCCCTCCTAATTTAGAAATAGAGATGGAcgaagcaacaacaatctttGTCGAAGCCCATGTTGTGTTCTGGATATTACTTGAAGATTATTCCTTTtgctcttaatttttatttttgtgactATTATCAATGTGAGTATAAGAATTTATGGCATTCCAAATAATAACAATGGATCGGGAGTGTTATATATTGTTGAACTTGTGCCTTATTCTACGTTGGCCTTTTTCTTTTGGTCCAGGGTTTTGTTCTTCCTGACTTGCATACTTGATGGCTTCAAAGTTGCAGAAGTTGCAGGCCACAGCATCTCAAGCGTCTCAATTTGTATGCAGTCGTGGAACTAACTACTACAAGCAATTGCTGGAACAGAACAAGCAACACATTCAGGAGCCTCCTACAGTAGAGAAATGCAACCTGTTGGCAAAGCAATTGTTTTACACTCGCCTTGCTAGGTTATATATTGTCCAACTCACCCCTCCCCCCCAAATAATGTTTTGTCTGGCTGGATTCACCATATGAAATTTGCTAATTGAATATTTGTATATGCTTGTTGACAATCATTTACTGATTAATGTTTTTGACATACTTTAATATGCACTTGGATGTTTCCAGTCATGTCTAATAACTTTCTAGTCATTTAAAGACTAGGGATGAAGTCCTGGAAGGTGTTCTTAATGATCCATGTTAGGGATATATACAAGTTTTATGTTGATTACTGAGTGTCTAACACAACCCTTTTCCTTTGCCTGGACCTTGGACTGGTGCTGAGACCATGGATAGAGTTAATGCCCTAAAATAGTATAGTAAGGAAAAGGATCCTCCTTCATTTCCTTGGTCATGGGAGATGTTGTGGAGCTTCAATGGGAGTTTATTTTCATTGTGTTGGAAGTGGGATAAGAGGAGTTCTCTTGCATATTTTCAATAAACTGCTATCTGATGTGTCTCCTATGGTCTTATGGGTTCAGGCTATATATAATTCCAAGATCATAGGGTTATAATAGACTAAGTGTATGCATGGTATAGATAACTTTCGGGAAATAATTGCTTATCTTTCAAAAGCTCTCTCCTAAAGCTGACAAAAGTAAGTAATTATTCTTCCAAAATAAGTTGAACCAAATATGCACAATGTCAGTTGATCAGCTGATTACCAGGAACATAGGTTGGGTAAGTTTCACACCTAGGATTTGGCATGAAAGGTTGGTTGGGTCATTCTGGCTGGGGAGGGGGGGCGCTTGAAAAATGAAGTGGACAGTTTATGAAGCAATAAAGCATCTTAATTTGTGCAAGGTTAGTGTTTGCTAGTTACTAAAAAATGATCATGTAATCAACAATTCACCATTAATCCTTTCTTGAAGTGTTAGTTTGATTCAGCCCAGGAATCTGTTTAGACAATAGACGCATAAAAATTAGGATTGGATAGCAAGGGAAATATGGGGATAGGTTGGGTAGGTATGGGGGATAGGTGTTTGTGTGGATGGAGTCCACCTCAGAAAGAATTCATATGTAATCATAATTTTGATCTTGTGTTGCGAAGAATTGCAGAAATATATTGTGTATACTTTTGTGAATTTGTTCTAAACTGCTTGTAGGACTTTAGAACCAGCCGTACTCTTAAGTCTTAAGGTACCAAGTTAATGACTTTTGGACTGCCCATAATTAACTGGACCCCTAATTACAAATTTGGACTTTCTTTGGCTTCATTAGCTTGTCAAATACACTAAACTACTACTCTAGCAGTTATAGATTTGTACAATTAACAAGGTACACTGACTCAGTAAAATATCTTTGTacactaataaatatttatcgtCTATGTCACAGTAGAAAAATGGGCATATTTTGGAAATTAAGTCTCATTGCATCAAATAATTTCCATAGATGCCCAGATGGGCATATGCTGATTGACACCTGGTGCTTGTTATCAGCATGTCAGTGGTCATTGGTGCAGTTTTGACCCTTTTATGCTCAATGTAGTAACATTTGGATTTTTTGGATTGCCTTCAAAAGTGCCTGCTACTGAATGTACATCAGTTGTGTTAGGTGCAATTTTATTACCTGCAGCAACTGCTCCAGAGGTTCCCAAACCCTTCATTGGGATCTGAACATAATGTGCTTAAGAAAAATACTGCCAAGTACAGACCACTGTTTTTTGCATTTTGTTGACATTTGTACTAGTATGTGTTGCCAAGTACAGACCACTGTTTTTTACATTTTGTTGACATTTGTACTAGTATGTGTTGTTGGCAATTTGTTGATTATGTGCTTCTGGAAGTGCATTAAATTTAGTCGTGACCTGAAAATAAACTCCCAAGTCCTAATGTAAACTTTtggattttaaattaaattggaaTATTGTTATTAGAGAACTTTATTAATCAACAATCTGGTTGCCACTATATTTTGAAGTTTTTCCATGATTCATCTAGCATGGTTGCATGCCTTGAATTTGAGAAGCAGCTCATACTGTGTTTGTGAGGCATTAGAAGCACCATTGTTTAACCCTAGATCTTGTTAATTGGTGTATTCATGTTAATAATTCTGATTACAAAATAACCTAAGCTCATCAATTTCTGCTTACTTCAATGCCACAACAACATGCTGCTTGTAGTTTTTATGTGGAAGCCCACTTCTGTTTGGTACTACTGAAGCCAGTGCTGCCTCTCTAACTATGCTATCCATTTGTGTCAGTTTTTACTTTTCACCACGATCTTTTGTGAATTAGCTAAACAATGATATAacgaattttgaaaaacttgttCTGAATGGTCATATTTGTCtgtctgtctctctctctccataTGGCAAAGTCTGTTctatgttaatttaattttgggtgtttcttgctcctacatataaCTCTAAAATCTTTTGCAGTATTCCGAGTCGTAATGAGTCCTTTTGGAAGGAACTTGATTATGCCAAGAATTTGTGGAAGAACAGGAAAGAGCTAAAGGTTGAAGATGCAGGAATTGCTGCTTTGTTTGGCCTCGAATGCTTTGCATGGTTTTGCGCTGGTGAGATTGTTGGCAGAGGATTTACTTTCACCGGTTACTATGTCTGATAATAACCACTTGGAAAGTGTAGATTTTATCAGGGCTAAACACTCCTAAAGCCAACTGCTCTGGTCATTTATACATTGTGTGGATTATGGCATTCTGCATGGCAATTTTTGTTATGATAAGCCTCAATAACCCCTTGTAGTTGAAAGCGGGATGAACCTTGTGATGTTCTCTTATTATGTTGGAAAGCTAGTGATGGTACTCCACGGTGATGATGCCTCCTGCAATtcttttagagtgtgtttggatggaggaattataaattttaagaatttcaaatactttaattgaaattcttttattttcaaaattgtgtttggataaaaaaagttaaaattatgagggtaaaaaaaatgaatgaaaaaaaagaaaggatatgATTGGTGCGTTAGTTATACATGTTCCTTTACGCTTGGACCCGATCGATGTTTCACAATCTCATACGgtgtaagaagagaatttcaatttttcaccttttagaaagaaattaaaatttcatatttttagttgtttaaaattttgttttaaaattttaaaattttaaattcttcacaagaaaatatccaaacaatgaattttagattatagaaattcaaattttttgataaattatttttttcagttaaaattctttatccaaacatacttttaatctttttgtcatgttttttttttgaaaaattatattgctgttttttctcaaaatattaaaaccaGAATAAAAGTTTATGTCCGAGAATAAAAGTTTATGTCCGAGAAttgatatctttttctctttgtagatttttttaactacaattttgattataaattatCGTGATACGCAAAATTGAAGGCAAGATATTTTGGACCGGAAGTGGTATTTTAGGAACACAATTTTTTACAGTCCTTCCATTGGTTGAGATTTATTAAATTCACATATTTATGAGTTTTACATCCTATTTAATGactttttatgattttgtaatttttaataaatgtaaatTGCCTAAAAGAATGTAACTAATAGAAGACAGTATTAAAAAATGTGTGTTAGAGTATGTTAAAATAACCTGGTGATGAGATACAAAGGATTAAAGCAGATCTACTTCATTGTTAGAGCGTGGTTAAGCTATGCAGTAAATTGTATTTGCTTGGTTCGAGCTTTAAAGTTAGAAATGTCATAATGTTTTATTTCAGAAGTTGAGATACCACAGCGCTATGAAATTAGCTTCAAGGGTGCTAGTAAAATttcttacacttttttttatcatttcttaaaaatattagaaatcataaaattattagagattcattaaataaaatgtggAATTTATAATCTTTTGTAACTGCTggctaatataaaaaatatattcttaaaaatgtGTTAGAGCTTGTGTTGTTaaccttttaataataataataataataataataataataataataatagtagcaGTAGTAGTGGCTGGAATAGTGTGGCGGGGAAGGGTGAATGATGGAGAAAATCAATTGGGCCCAACATCCTTTTTTAGTTAGGGATTTGATCTTCTGAAATTTTgaatgaaagtgatttttttaaaaaaataaaaatgttaattgttaatttgttactgGGAGGAATTTTAActcataacctttttttttctttctcttcaaccACTAACTTAATCTTATAACTCTCGAAAGTAAaagattttactaaaaaaataatctttaggATAACCAATTGAGGAACTTTCTTACACAATGACCACTCTTTCATGTTCGTTGAATGCCATAAGAAAATTCTAGAGATGAATTGAGGAGCATTTAGTCTTTAACTAGATTCGTTGAGCCTGTTAAATCAATCCAGATTGACACGTTAACTTATTAGTCTTGTGAGCGTGATTAAAAGTAATATTCTCTATTCACTCTTCGCATCAGTTAATCTATAAAAGTTGCGAGTGAAATTGAGGCAATAAAGTAAGGAAGACATTTTTGTTACTCAAGCAACAAGACCAATACAATATTCATAATTTCAGTATTCAAGTCAAGTCCCAATTGAGGCCACCTctcccaaattaaaaaaaaaaaaaaggaggcaGTGACTCCTGATAGTGCGTAACATGTTTTTGCTCTCTGTGACTGTGATAAGGTATGCCAGCCGGCGAGGTTGCGCTAGGTTCTCCATTTAATACAAGTGTGTGTTTGATTTCAGAGGAATtaattttggataaatttttacatgtttgattttacattggagaaaaatttaaaattgatcacAAATAGAAACAATTATGAGTAATTTTTcgttgaattaaaaattttgtattaaattttattcctaacttgattttataataaaaacattcaaacGTAAATCACGTTActttgaaatcaattttaatcaaaattaattttacaaaattaattatattcaaaatcaatttgatcAACATTCATCGGATGGCTTACTAAATGATTTTAGCTTCTCTAAGAAAAaggattttaatttatgtataacctacttttaatatattatgagtgaaacttattttaattttttaatttcctttttctatGAGTGTTGATGAAGAAACTTATTCAAACAAGACCAAAGTGACACTGACTAACAAAGGTAgtcattaattaaatcaataacaAAAAGATTCTGAATTTGATGTCTTTGATTCTTTGTTATAGGTAATTACGTGTATATAAAGAGGCTAGTATCATGTCATGTCTTTAGAATAGCTCTTGCTTCTATTTTTCTCAAGTTTCTTACAATTTGATTTCGGTAAAGGTCCAATTGTCCAATTTTAACAGTTAGATAAAATCTACTTGGCACATTCCAAAAACCGTTAAACGCTTCAGACATACAAACAACAAGAGTCTCTCTCCTTCATTCTAATTTTGGGTTGTACAAGCTATGTTTAATCGTAGAAGCTCCAAGTCCTCAGAGTGGTATGGAACTTGATTCTGGGGTTGTATGGTTGTTTAATTATTGGGTAGATTACTGTGCTTGAAGCATTCCATTTTGACCCAGAATTCTTATTATGTTTGTTAATAATTGAAGTCATTGTGTACTGTTACATTAGTGAAGAAGGTTTTGGTGGTTATTTGAGTTTGATTTGCTATATTGTATATGCAGCAAAACCGCATTGACGCTTGCGGTTCCACGGATAAAGCTTTTGAAGAATAAGAGAGAAGCCAATGTGAAGCAGCTCCGGCGTGAATTGGCCCAATTGCTTCACTCTGGCCACAACCATGCTGCAAGAGTCCGGGTAATTTGGATATTGAATTTGAGTCTTCActcttaatatgttttttttttcttctcaatctATTACCTATTAATGAACTTTTCTTACCttacaaatttcatattttgtcattttatttttatttttgttctaatttatctggttattaatgttttaaaatttccatatttataaatttagagTTCAAAAAATTGACTTTTGACATGTGTTAATAAATTCATAGTTGATTcgcataatttatttaaacaaattacttctcgatttcaaaagtttttattGACTTCTGTTTTGCATTCAGGTTGAACATGTAGTCAAGGAAGAGAAGACGATGGCAGCATATGATCTTATTAAGATATACTGTGACCTTATTGCAGCACGCATGCCGATGATTGAATCACAAAGGTATTTAAAATTCACCCAAATAACTTTAGCACGCGTTTTGAAGTCAACTATACGTATTCTTGTGATATTGTCTATGTTAGAGGGATGGTGAAATTGATTATcctggatttttttatttatttatatatcttaCAATATTACAGCTGAGAAGTTATTGTAGTCATGAATGGGTCTGGATTAGAGACATAGTGCcaatttgttttaaagttagaattgattttgatagaGATGATT
This genomic interval from Glycine max cultivar Williams 82 chromosome 5, Glycine_max_v4.0, whole genome shotgun sequence contains the following:
- the LOC100306205 gene encoding uncharacterized protein LOC100306205; this translates as MASKLQKLQATASQASQFVCSRGTNYYKQLLEQNKQHIQEPPTVEKCNLLAKQLFYTRLASIPSRNESFWKELDYAKNLWKNRKELKVEDAGIAALFGLECFAWFCAGEIVGRGFTFTGYYV